A section of the Corvus hawaiiensis isolate bCorHaw1 chromosome 16, bCorHaw1.pri.cur, whole genome shotgun sequence genome encodes:
- the DEXI gene encoding dexamethasone-induced protein, producing MTAAVSARLDSVESWAFHALLVLPYMFYVGLFFVNVLILYYAFLMEYIVLNVGIVFLPEDMDQALVDLGMLSDPGSVLYETDSELDVFDGYLE from the coding sequence ATGACCGCCGCGGTCTCGGCACGTCTGGATTCGGTGGAGTCGTGGGCCTTCCATGcgctgctggtgctgccctATATGTTTTACGTGGGCTTGTTCTTTGTCAACGTGCTGATTCTGTACTATGCCTTCCTGATGGAGTACATCGTCCTCAATGTGGGCATCGTCTTCCTGCCCGAGGATATGGACCAGGCTCTGGTGGATCTGGGGATGCTCTCCGACCCTGGCTCCGTGCTCTACGAGACGGACAGCGAGCTGGATGTCTTTGACGGGTACTTGGAGTGA